CGTCCAGGAGCCTCAAAAGGCCCACCGCGAAGAACCAGAGAGGCGTCTTCTTGTAAAACGCGAACAACTCAACCGCCGCGAAGAAGAGCCAGAGGCATCCCGTCCGCGCGATCAAATCGATCTGGGGATCCGCAAGGTTCGGATGAAAGAGATCTGCGTAGGTTTGGGGAGAGAAGAGGGCGGTCCCACCGAGGGCTAGGTCGAAGATGCCGAGGACGAGGCAAAGAAGGGGACGGAGAGCGAGTTGCACGCCCAGTCCCTTATCTGAGTCATAGCGGCCGGGTCAATCAAGCGGCGACCCTTTCCTACACACAGGGGTCCGATTTTTCAGCCCACGCCGTCCGGAAAATCGGACGCTTGAATCGCCAAAAACCCCGCATTGCCGCAGCAAACCCCCAGGCATTGTTTTTGCTTAAACCCCTGGAGCCTTGATTGGTTCACCTGAAGGGTGTACGATGAATTTGAAAAAGCATAACATTATAGTTTCGGAACGAGCCGAAAGAGATCTGCTTCGAGTTCCCGCAAGGGTTCAAAGGAAACTGCTCGCATGGATCGATGTGGTTAAGGCGGAAGGGTTGGAGTCCGTAAGACGAATTTTTGGCTACCACGACGAACCCTTGAAGGGGCGTCGGTTCGGTCAAAGATCGATTCGTCTAAATAAGGCGTATCGCGCTATTTATGAAATCGAAGAGCAAGGTTCAGTCAGGATCATCGAAATTAAAGAGGTCACCAAGCATGACTATTAGAAAAGGGAAGGATGCGGAAGCGTTCCTC
The sequence above is drawn from the bacterium genome and encodes:
- a CDS encoding type II toxin-antitoxin system mRNA interferase toxin, RelE/StbE family, giving the protein MNLKKHNIIVSERAERDLLRVPARVQRKLLAWIDVVKAEGLESVRRIFGYHDEPLKGRRFGQRSIRLNKAYRAIYEIEEQGSVRIIEIKEVTKHDY